The following are encoded in a window of Aromatoleum petrolei genomic DNA:
- the padH gene encoding NADH-dependent phenylglyoxylate dehydrogenase subunit epsilon, which yields MDRATEHTKYLIAGSSHAALEAINAIRMYDPEGSLTVVTRDSYLPYSPTVLPYVVSGKSAPARIFLRDEDFFARNKVSYRPESALKALHADDNTAELADGSSIVYEKLLLATGASPAIPPIPGIDTVSYHVLRTLDDALKLRGAIAESKQAVVLGAGLVGMHAAENLVKAGASVTIVEMSDQLTSGYFDKVAADMIEQAFRDAGAKIMTGNRVVRLEPSAAGAKLTLENGTTLEADLLLVATGVKPDMAYLNGSGVEHQQGILVDDRMQTTAANVWAAGDCAQARGFFTDTKVMNAILPDATIQGRVAGMAMAGDPGIKDYAGGVPLNTYHFFGRHAISVGSSKQPEGGEVVTRFDGATGRYLKAIFGADGCLTGIFGVNEFFDGGVMAQLILRRIDLTPLRERFIANPLAVGREIMSQTWR from the coding sequence ATGGACCGAGCCACCGAACACACCAAATACCTGATCGCCGGCAGCAGCCACGCGGCGCTCGAGGCGATCAACGCGATCCGCATGTACGACCCGGAGGGCAGCCTCACCGTTGTCACGCGCGATTCTTACCTGCCGTATTCGCCCACCGTGTTGCCCTACGTCGTGTCGGGCAAATCCGCGCCGGCACGCATCTTCCTGCGCGACGAGGACTTCTTTGCCCGCAACAAGGTGAGCTACCGCCCGGAGTCGGCGCTGAAGGCACTGCACGCCGACGACAACACCGCCGAGCTGGCGGACGGCTCCAGCATCGTCTACGAAAAGCTCCTGCTCGCGACCGGCGCTTCGCCCGCGATCCCGCCGATCCCCGGCATCGATACGGTCTCCTACCATGTGCTGCGCACGTTGGACGACGCACTGAAGCTGCGCGGCGCGATCGCCGAGTCGAAGCAAGCCGTCGTGCTCGGCGCCGGCCTCGTCGGCATGCACGCTGCCGAGAACCTCGTCAAAGCGGGCGCCAGCGTCACCATCGTCGAAATGAGCGACCAGCTCACATCGGGCTACTTCGACAAGGTCGCCGCCGACATGATCGAGCAGGCCTTCCGCGATGCCGGCGCGAAGATCATGACCGGCAACCGCGTCGTGCGCCTCGAGCCCTCGGCGGCGGGCGCGAAGCTCACGCTGGAAAACGGCACCACCCTGGAAGCCGACCTGCTGCTCGTCGCGACCGGCGTGAAGCCCGACATGGCCTACCTCAACGGCAGCGGCGTCGAGCACCAGCAGGGCATCCTCGTCGATGACCGCATGCAGACCACCGCCGCCAACGTCTGGGCCGCGGGTGACTGCGCCCAGGCGCGCGGATTCTTCACCGATACGAAAGTGATGAACGCGATCCTGCCCGACGCGACGATCCAGGGCCGCGTGGCCGGCATGGCGATGGCGGGTGACCCCGGCATCAAGGACTACGCAGGCGGCGTGCCCCTCAACACCTACCACTTCTTCGGCCGCCACGCGATCTCGGTCGGTTCGAGCAAGCAGCCCGAAGGCGGCGAGGTGGTCACGCGCTTCGACGGCGCGACCGGCCGCTACCTCAAGGCCATCTTCGGCGCCGACGGCTGCCTGACCGGCATCTTCGGTGTGAATGAATTTTTCGACGGCGGTGTCATGGCCCAGCTGATCCTGCGCCGCATCGACCTCACCCCGCTGCGCGAGCGCTTCATCGCGAACCCGCTCGCGGTGGGTCGCGAAATCATGTCGCAGACCTGGCGCTAA
- the padI gene encoding NADH-dependent phenylglyoxylate dehydrogenase subunit beta, with the protein MGRAYSTIAFDPAKCDGCGDCMTACAQAKTGTDDIARSRIQIYGRDGAADKTFELALCRQCADPKCVTVCPAGALSKDGTSGVIGWDASKCVDCLLCTVGCSYAGIALDETTGHVSKCDTCDGNPACVPACSKGALKYITTANIYNEVGDWEDLFAPGLAGCQGCNTELLMRHTLRRVGPDTVLATPPGCVPGMGSVGFNGTTGTKVPVFHPLLTNTAAMLAGIKRQYKRVGRDVQALAIAGDGGASDVGFQSLSGAAERGEQMLFMVVDNEGYMNTGMQRSSCTPYGAWTSTTPVGETQRGKTQDAKNLPLIMVNHRCAYVATASTAYMEDLYDKLDKAIAASKTGFAYLHVYSPCTTGWRFPSNLNMEVARKAVETNFVMLWEYTPQDGLHFTKPVDDPLPVTDYLKAMGRFRHLSPEQVEHIQKKVVENQKFVERMTEHAHVG; encoded by the coding sequence ATGGGACGAGCTTACAGCACCATCGCCTTCGACCCCGCCAAGTGCGACGGTTGCGGCGATTGCATGACGGCCTGCGCGCAGGCCAAGACCGGCACGGACGACATCGCGCGTTCGCGCATCCAGATCTATGGCCGTGACGGAGCAGCGGACAAGACCTTTGAACTCGCGCTGTGCCGCCAGTGCGCCGATCCGAAGTGCGTCACGGTGTGCCCGGCCGGCGCGCTGAGCAAGGACGGCACGAGCGGCGTCATTGGCTGGGACGCGTCCAAGTGCGTCGATTGCCTGCTGTGCACGGTCGGCTGCAGTTACGCCGGCATCGCGCTCGACGAAACGACGGGTCATGTGTCGAAGTGCGATACCTGCGACGGCAATCCGGCCTGCGTGCCCGCATGCAGCAAGGGCGCGCTGAAGTACATCACCACCGCCAACATATACAACGAGGTCGGCGACTGGGAAGACCTCTTCGCGCCGGGACTCGCGGGCTGCCAGGGCTGCAACACGGAACTCCTAATGCGCCACACCCTGCGCCGCGTCGGCCCCGACACCGTGCTCGCGACGCCGCCGGGCTGCGTGCCGGGAATGGGCTCCGTGGGCTTCAACGGGACCACGGGCACCAAGGTTCCGGTCTTCCATCCGCTGCTCACCAACACCGCCGCGATGCTGGCCGGCATCAAGCGCCAGTACAAGCGTGTCGGTCGCGACGTGCAGGCGCTGGCCATCGCCGGCGACGGCGGCGCCTCCGACGTCGGCTTCCAGTCGCTCTCCGGCGCCGCGGAACGTGGCGAGCAGATGCTCTTCATGGTCGTCGACAACGAAGGCTACATGAACACCGGCATGCAGCGTTCGAGCTGCACGCCCTACGGCGCCTGGACCTCGACGACGCCGGTGGGCGAGACCCAGCGCGGCAAGACACAGGATGCGAAGAACCTGCCGCTGATCATGGTGAACCACCGCTGCGCCTACGTCGCCACGGCCTCCACCGCGTACATGGAAGACCTCTACGACAAGCTCGACAAGGCCATCGCCGCATCGAAGACGGGTTTCGCCTACCTGCACGTGTACTCGCCCTGCACGACCGGTTGGCGCTTCCCGTCGAACCTGAACATGGAAGTCGCACGCAAGGCCGTGGAAACCAACTTCGTGATGCTTTGGGAATACACGCCGCAGGACGGGCTGCACTTCACGAAGCCGGTGGACGACCCCTTGCCGGTCACCGACTACCTCAAGGCGATGGGCCGCTTCCGCCATCTGTCGCCCGAGCAGGTCGAGCACATCCAGAAGAAAGTCGTTGAAAACCAGAAATTCGTTGAACGCATGACGGAGCACGCACATGTCGGCTAG
- the padE gene encoding NADH-dependent phenylglyoxylate dehydrogenase subunit gamma encodes MYEVRFHGRGGQGSVMASGMLAAAMVEEGKYAVSIPSFGFERRGAPVVSFLRMSDREIRQLTNIYQPDCIVCVDPTLTKSVDIFAGMKAGGTLIQATHRPLAELALPECVSTVGLLDAVKIALEIFKRPITNTLMLGAFAKTTGVVSLDSLKRALEDSDFRDAGLAQNMTALERGYAEVAVHQIERRAAA; translated from the coding sequence ATGTACGAAGTGCGATTCCATGGCCGGGGCGGCCAGGGTTCGGTGATGGCGTCCGGCATGCTCGCCGCGGCCATGGTGGAGGAGGGCAAGTACGCCGTTTCGATCCCGTCCTTCGGGTTCGAGCGCCGTGGCGCGCCAGTGGTGTCCTTCCTGCGCATGAGTGATCGCGAGATCCGCCAGCTCACCAATATCTACCAGCCCGACTGCATCGTCTGCGTCGACCCGACGCTCACGAAATCCGTCGACATCTTCGCCGGCATGAAGGCCGGCGGCACGCTGATACAGGCCACGCACCGGCCGCTCGCCGAGCTCGCGCTTCCCGAGTGCGTGTCGACGGTCGGTCTGCTCGACGCGGTGAAGATCGCGCTCGAGATCTTCAAGCGTCCGATCACCAACACCCTGATGCTCGGCGCCTTCGCGAAGACGACCGGTGTCGTGTCGCTCGATTCGCTCAAGCGCGCGCTCGAAGATTCCGACTTCCGCGACGCGGGCCTCGCGCAGAACATGACGGCGCTGGAGCGCGGCTACGCCGAGGTGGCCGTACACCAGATCGAAAGGAGGGCCGCGGCATGA
- a CDS encoding 4Fe-4S dicluster domain-containing protein, whose product MTRYAMTIDLRRCVGCQTCTAACKNANATPPGVQWRRVLDMETGEFPDVRRSFVPISCMHCDEPPCEEVCPTKATTKRADGLVAIDYDTCIGCANCVMACPYEARSIVHEAKFAYGDKPIKSEEVRFDPARISVSMKCTFCIDRIDLAAKTGQVPGLDPEVTPACVNSCISGAMAFGDLDDPNSKVSRLIAENKTFRMHEELGTGPGVYYIWDKA is encoded by the coding sequence ATGACCCGCTACGCAATGACCATCGACCTGCGCCGCTGCGTGGGCTGCCAGACCTGCACCGCCGCGTGCAAAAACGCCAACGCCACGCCCCCGGGCGTGCAGTGGCGGCGCGTGCTCGACATGGAGACGGGCGAGTTCCCGGACGTGCGCCGCAGCTTCGTGCCGATCTCGTGCATGCACTGCGACGAGCCCCCGTGCGAGGAGGTTTGCCCGACCAAGGCGACCACCAAGCGGGCCGACGGCCTCGTCGCCATCGACTACGACACCTGTATCGGCTGCGCGAACTGCGTGATGGCCTGTCCGTACGAAGCGCGCTCGATCGTGCATGAGGCGAAGTTCGCCTACGGCGACAAACCCATCAAGTCGGAGGAAGTGCGCTTCGACCCGGCGCGCATCTCGGTGTCGATGAAGTGCACCTTCTGCATCGACCGGATCGACCTTGCGGCCAAGACCGGCCAAGTGCCGGGGCTCGATCCGGAAGTCACCCCCGCCTGCGTCAATTCCTGCATTTCCGGCGCGATGGCTTTCGGTGACCTCGACGACCCGAACAGCAAGGTCAGCCGCCTGATCGCGGAGAACAAGACTTTCCGCATGCACGAGGAGCTCGGCACCGGGCCGGGCGTGTATTACATCTGGGACAAGGCATGA
- a CDS encoding DmsC/YnfH family molybdoenzyme membrane anchor subunit, translated as MSMKTGKMRSRDRVGPHQQHNWDWRAASNFIAGGAGGGLLAFAAFASLWGVDVRALLVAGMALIGAGLTCVWFEIGKPWRALNVYRHIATSWMTREAAVAPFVFGAGVLALATGQSVLVLLTGVFGACFVYAQARILAADKGIPAWRHPRCMPVVAATGFAEGVSLLAVAVPFMIPQVAGQIAVATAVLVLLLFRVLLWRNYLRGLRTDGAPEGSLRVLSSIDGKFLRYGNLLPAVLLVIGVIGAPLAGAALVIAGLLAVAGGWWFKYTLVRRAAFTQGFALPHLPVRGRGTAGPAVKPGWGGA; from the coding sequence ATGAGCATGAAAACCGGGAAAATGCGCTCCCGCGACCGCGTGGGGCCGCACCAGCAGCACAACTGGGACTGGCGCGCAGCGTCGAACTTCATCGCGGGCGGAGCAGGTGGCGGATTGCTCGCCTTCGCCGCCTTCGCCAGCCTCTGGGGCGTGGACGTGCGTGCACTGCTCGTCGCCGGGATGGCGTTGATCGGTGCGGGACTCACCTGCGTGTGGTTCGAGATCGGGAAACCGTGGCGCGCGCTCAACGTGTATCGCCACATCGCCACCTCATGGATGACGCGGGAGGCGGCGGTCGCCCCCTTCGTATTCGGCGCCGGCGTGCTGGCCCTGGCGACGGGGCAGAGCGTCCTTGTCTTGCTGACGGGCGTTTTCGGCGCCTGCTTCGTATATGCGCAGGCGCGCATTCTTGCCGCCGACAAGGGCATCCCGGCATGGCGGCACCCGCGCTGCATGCCGGTGGTCGCGGCCACCGGCTTCGCCGAAGGTGTGAGCCTCTTGGCGGTCGCGGTGCCGTTCATGATCCCGCAGGTGGCAGGCCAGATCGCCGTCGCCACGGCCGTACTGGTGCTGTTGCTGTTCCGTGTACTGCTGTGGCGCAACTACCTGCGGGGCTTGCGCACCGATGGTGCCCCGGAAGGTAGCCTGCGCGTGCTTTCATCGATTGACGGCAAGTTCCTCAGGTACGGCAACCTGCTGCCGGCCGTCCTGTTGGTGATCGGCGTCATCGGTGCACCGTTGGCCGGCGCAGCACTCGTCATAGCAGGACTCTTGGCCGTCGCCGGAGGGTGGTGGTTCAAATACACGCTGGTGCGCCGCGCCGCCTTCACGCAGGGCTTCGCGCTGCCGCACCTGCCGGTGCGCGGGCGCGGAACGGCCGGCCCGGCAGTGAAGCCGGGTTGGGGCGGAGCATAG
- a CDS encoding molybdopterin-dependent oxidoreductase, translating into MPTNANPQSVRKVPTYCYNCVAGPDFMNVKVVDGVATEIEPNFAAEDIHPARGRVCVKAYGLVQKTYNPHRVLQPMKRTNPKKGRNEDPGFVPISWDEALDMVSAKLTSVREKGLVDDSGLPRVAATFGHGGTPGMYMGSLPAFLAAWGAIDYSFGSGQGVKCVHSEHLYGEFWHRGFTVAADTPLARYVISIGSNVEASGGPCAVTRHAEARVRGYKRVQVEPHLSVTGACSAEWVPIRPKTDPAFMFALIHVLVCEQGLDKLDVAFLRDRSSSPYLVGPDGLYLRDAATGKPLLWDERSGRAVPFDTAGAVPAVAGRFRVEGAISIDADDARQQFDVAEGVTAYTKLVEHMAKYTPEWAAGICDVPADTIRRIANEYLESASIGETIEIEGQTLPLRPVAVTLGKSVNNGWGAFECCWARTLLATLVGALENPGGTLGTTVRLNRPHDNRLLSVKAGEDGFMAQYFNPTDKEHWVAKPTGRNIHRTLVPIVGNTAWSQALGPTQLAWMFQREVPEDWNMPMPTMPDVWFIYRTNPAISFWDTRTLVEEIAKFPFTVAFAYTLDETNWMADLLLPEATDLESLQMIKVGGTKFVEQFWEHRGVVLRQPAVEPQGDTRDFTWISTQLAKRTGLLEAYNNALNRGAGGGAPLKADGYDYSLDTAKEHGVEEIWDAVCRASSASLSEGREVHDLEWFKEHGFYTVPMSKVEWYLSPTLAQQGLRYEMPYQERLLRIGRELGNRLHEQKMHWWDEQLSEYMALPEWHDVPGRWAQQIKNAGGKPEDFPLWLLATKSMQYHTGGNASIALMREVAQNVRGHTGVIMNAKTAKSLGINDGDRIEVRSHIGATYGDAVLAQGVRPDTLVILGQFDHWATPVAKEFGMPSLNTIAPMSMELTDATGSGSDIVRVAVRKVEREEVAQ; encoded by the coding sequence ATGCCCACAAATGCCAATCCGCAATCCGTGCGGAAGGTCCCGACCTATTGCTACAACTGTGTCGCGGGTCCTGATTTCATGAACGTGAAGGTCGTCGACGGCGTCGCGACCGAGATCGAGCCCAACTTCGCCGCGGAGGACATCCACCCGGCGCGCGGGCGCGTGTGCGTGAAGGCCTACGGCCTGGTGCAGAAGACCTACAATCCGCACCGCGTGCTGCAGCCGATGAAGCGCACCAACCCGAAGAAGGGGCGAAACGAGGATCCCGGCTTTGTACCGATTTCGTGGGACGAGGCGCTGGACATGGTCTCCGCGAAGCTGACCTCGGTGCGCGAGAAGGGCCTGGTGGACGACTCGGGCCTGCCGCGCGTCGCCGCGACCTTCGGCCACGGCGGCACGCCGGGCATGTACATGGGCTCGCTGCCGGCCTTCCTCGCCGCGTGGGGGGCGATCGACTACAGCTTCGGCTCGGGCCAGGGCGTGAAGTGCGTGCATTCGGAGCACCTGTATGGGGAGTTCTGGCACCGCGGCTTCACCGTCGCGGCCGACACGCCGCTCGCGCGCTACGTGATTTCGATCGGCTCCAACGTCGAGGCCTCGGGCGGTCCCTGTGCAGTGACGCGCCACGCCGAGGCGCGGGTGCGCGGCTACAAGCGCGTGCAGGTCGAGCCGCATCTGTCGGTGACCGGCGCCTGTTCGGCCGAATGGGTGCCGATCCGCCCCAAAACCGACCCGGCCTTCATGTTCGCGCTGATCCATGTGCTGGTGTGCGAGCAGGGGCTGGACAAGCTGGATGTGGCCTTCCTGCGCGACCGCAGCTCGTCGCCTTATCTGGTCGGGCCGGATGGCCTGTACCTGCGCGACGCCGCAACCGGCAAGCCGTTGCTGTGGGATGAGCGCAGCGGCCGCGCGGTGCCTTTCGACACAGCAGGCGCGGTGCCGGCAGTGGCGGGGCGCTTCCGTGTGGAAGGTGCGATCAGCATCGACGCGGACGACGCGCGCCAGCAGTTCGACGTCGCCGAGGGGGTGACGGCCTATACGAAGCTCGTCGAGCACATGGCGAAGTACACGCCGGAGTGGGCCGCAGGCATCTGCGACGTGCCCGCCGACACGATCCGCCGCATCGCCAACGAATACTTGGAGAGCGCTTCGATCGGCGAGACCATCGAGATCGAGGGCCAGACCCTGCCGTTGCGCCCCGTCGCTGTGACGCTGGGCAAGTCGGTGAACAACGGTTGGGGCGCCTTCGAATGTTGCTGGGCGCGCACGCTGCTCGCGACGCTGGTGGGCGCGCTGGAGAATCCGGGCGGCACGCTGGGCACAACCGTGCGCCTTAACCGCCCGCACGACAACCGTTTGCTGAGCGTGAAGGCCGGTGAAGACGGTTTCATGGCGCAGTACTTCAACCCGACCGACAAGGAACACTGGGTCGCGAAGCCCACAGGGCGCAATATCCACCGCACGCTGGTGCCCATCGTCGGTAACACCGCATGGAGCCAGGCGCTCGGGCCGACGCAGCTCGCGTGGATGTTCCAGCGCGAGGTGCCGGAAGACTGGAACATGCCGATGCCGACGATGCCGGACGTGTGGTTCATCTACCGCACCAACCCGGCGATCTCCTTCTGGGATACGCGCACGCTGGTCGAGGAGATTGCCAAGTTCCCCTTCACGGTGGCCTTCGCCTACACGTTGGACGAAACCAACTGGATGGCCGACCTGCTGCTGCCCGAGGCGACCGACCTCGAGTCGCTGCAGATGATCAAGGTCGGTGGCACGAAGTTCGTCGAGCAGTTCTGGGAGCATCGCGGCGTGGTGCTGCGCCAGCCGGCGGTGGAGCCGCAGGGCGATACGCGCGACTTCACGTGGATCAGCACCCAGCTCGCGAAGCGCACGGGGCTGCTGGAGGCATACAACAACGCGCTTAACCGTGGCGCGGGTGGCGGGGCGCCGCTGAAGGCGGACGGTTACGACTACAGCCTCGATACGGCCAAGGAGCATGGTGTCGAGGAGATCTGGGATGCCGTGTGCCGCGCCTCGAGCGCGAGCCTGAGCGAAGGGCGCGAGGTGCACGACCTGGAGTGGTTCAAGGAGCATGGTTTCTACACGGTGCCGATGTCCAAGGTCGAGTGGTATCTGAGCCCGACGCTGGCACAGCAGGGTCTGCGCTACGAGATGCCCTACCAGGAGCGCCTGCTGCGCATCGGTCGCGAACTGGGCAACCGCCTGCACGAGCAAAAGATGCACTGGTGGGACGAGCAGCTTTCCGAATACATGGCGCTGCCGGAATGGCACGACGTTCCGGGGCGCTGGGCGCAGCAGATCAAGAACGCGGGCGGCAAGCCGGAGGACTTCCCGCTGTGGCTGCTGGCGACCAAGAGCATGCAGTACCACACCGGCGGCAACGCCAGCATCGCGCTGATGCGCGAGGTCGCGCAGAACGTGCGCGGCCACACCGGTGTGATCATGAACGCCAAGACGGCCAAGAGCCTGGGTATCAATGACGGCGACCGCATCGAGGTGCGTTCGCACATCGGCGCGACCTACGGTGATGCGGTGTTGGCGCAGGGCGTGCGCCCCGACACGCTGGTGATCCTCGGTCAGTTCGACCACTGGGCGACGCCGGTCGCGAAGGAGTTCGGCATGCCCAGCCTGAACACCATCGCGCCGATGTCGATGGAACTGACGGATGCGACCGGTTCGGGATCGGACATCGTCCGCGTCGCGGTGCGCAAGGTCGAGCGCGAGGAGGTAGCACAATGA
- the padF gene encoding NADH-dependent phenylglyoxylate dehydrogenase subunit delta, producing the protein MSRHTSYPLFNLEQAGVPDDLCPVATVVSPMLPGDWRSMRPVVDRDKCVKCAVCWLYCPVQCVEEHAAWFDFNLKTCKGCGICANECPQRAITMVGEAQ; encoded by the coding sequence ATGAGCCGGCACACGAGTTATCCGCTGTTCAATCTGGAGCAGGCGGGTGTTCCGGACGATCTCTGTCCGGTCGCAACCGTCGTCAGCCCGATGCTGCCCGGCGACTGGCGCAGCATGCGGCCGGTGGTCGATCGCGACAAATGCGTGAAATGCGCGGTGTGCTGGCTGTACTGCCCGGTGCAGTGCGTCGAGGAACACGCCGCGTGGTTCGACTTCAATCTCAAGACCTGCAAGGGCTGCGGCATCTGTGCCAACGAGTGCCCGCAGCGGGCGATCACGATGGTGGGGGAAGCCCAATGA
- the padG gene encoding NADH-dependent phenylglyoxylate dehydrogenase subunit alpha, producing the protein MTTATLEKAAAAEAPRKQKVILAEGNEAAALGVALARPDMVSVYPITPQSSLVEHLAKLIADGRMDADIVDAEGEHSVLSVLQGGALAGARTYTATCGPGLAFMFEPYFRTPGMRLPIVLTIVTRDGITPQSVWGGHQDAMTVREAGWIQVYCESVQEVLDTTVMAFKIAEHHDVMLPVNVCLDGNYLSYGASRVEMPDQADVDEFMGEKDVNWHVALDPLRPMAVDPLTGGTTGKGPQTFVRYRKGQCSGMQNALRVIEEVHADWAKRIGRSFAPLVEEYRLDDADFAIMTLGSMTGAAKDAIDEARDAGKKVGLIKIKTFSPFPVEALMKALAKVKALGVIDRSVGFRWNCGPMYQETLGALYRLGRFIPSMSFIGGLAGADITVPHVHRVINETEALLNGAAAPTEPVWLNEKE; encoded by the coding sequence ATGACGACAGCCACGCTGGAAAAGGCCGCGGCAGCCGAGGCGCCGCGCAAGCAGAAGGTCATCCTCGCCGAAGGCAACGAGGCAGCGGCGCTCGGCGTTGCGCTCGCACGGCCCGACATGGTCTCGGTGTATCCGATCACGCCGCAGTCCTCGCTGGTCGAGCACCTCGCGAAGCTGATCGCCGACGGCCGCATGGATGCGGACATCGTCGATGCGGAAGGCGAGCACTCGGTGCTGTCGGTGCTGCAGGGCGGGGCGCTGGCGGGCGCCCGCACCTACACGGCGACCTGCGGCCCGGGCCTCGCCTTCATGTTCGAGCCCTATTTCCGCACTCCCGGCATGCGCCTGCCCATCGTGCTGACCATCGTCACGCGCGACGGCATCACGCCGCAGTCGGTGTGGGGCGGCCACCAGGATGCGATGACGGTGCGCGAGGCGGGCTGGATCCAGGTGTATTGCGAGAGCGTGCAGGAAGTGCTCGACACCACCGTGATGGCCTTCAAGATCGCCGAGCACCATGACGTGATGCTGCCGGTGAACGTGTGCCTCGACGGCAACTACCTGTCCTATGGCGCCTCGCGCGTCGAGATGCCGGATCAGGCCGACGTCGATGAATTCATGGGCGAGAAGGATGTGAACTGGCACGTCGCGCTCGATCCGCTGCGCCCGATGGCGGTCGATCCGCTGACCGGCGGCACTACCGGCAAGGGACCGCAGACCTTCGTGCGCTACCGCAAGGGTCAGTGCAGCGGCATGCAGAACGCGCTGCGCGTGATCGAGGAAGTGCACGCGGACTGGGCGAAGCGCATTGGCCGCAGCTTCGCGCCGCTGGTCGAGGAATACCGCCTCGACGACGCCGATTTCGCGATCATGACGTTGGGCAGCATGACTGGCGCCGCCAAGGACGCGATCGACGAGGCGCGCGACGCCGGCAAGAAGGTCGGACTCATCAAGATCAAGACCTTCAGCCCCTTCCCGGTCGAAGCGTTGATGAAGGCGCTCGCCAAGGTCAAGGCCTTGGGCGTCATCGACCGCTCGGTGGGTTTCCGCTGGAACTGCGGGCCGATGTACCAGGAGACGCTGGGCGCGCTGTATCGCCTCGGCCGCTTCATCCCGTCGATGAGCTTCATCGGCGGGCTGGCAGGTGCGGACATCACGGTCCCGCATGTGCATCGCGTGATCAACGAAACCGAAGCCCTCCTGAACGGCGCAGCCGCCCCGACCGAGCCCGTTTGGCTCAACGAAAAGGAGTGA
- the paaK gene encoding phenylacetate--CoA ligase PaaK, which translates to MSARDGFAASKGATGKGAAPETLDPIEKATRDELAALQLERLRWSLQHAYDNVAHYKQAFDAAGVHPSDLKQLSDLSRFPFTTKKELRENYPYGLFAVPMRDIVRVHASSGTTGLPTVVGYTKNDIAMWGSVVARSLRAAGGTPDDIILNSYGYGLFTGGLGAHYGGEALGATVIPMGGGNTEKQIQLIREFKPTMMMATPSYMLTVADGLQEQGIDPASTTLRIGVFGAEPWTNEMRREIETRLGIDAIDIYGLSEVIGPGVACECIETKDGPHIWEDHFYPEIIDPVTGEVLPDGTPGELVFTSLTKEALPIIRYRTRDLTMLLPGTARTMRRMGKITGRSDDMLIIRGVNVFPTQIEEILLRHDSLCGHYQLQITRPGHMDELAVLAEVRHDLSDALTDAQRSKIAAEVRHEIKSRVGVSADVHIVESGRIERTQVGKAKRVIDKRPK; encoded by the coding sequence ATGTCGGCTAGGGATGGTTTTGCAGCATCGAAAGGGGCAACCGGGAAGGGCGCAGCGCCGGAGACGCTCGATCCGATCGAGAAGGCCACCCGCGACGAGCTCGCTGCGCTGCAGCTCGAACGTCTCAGATGGAGCCTGCAGCACGCGTACGACAACGTCGCGCATTACAAGCAGGCCTTCGATGCGGCCGGCGTCCATCCGTCGGACCTCAAGCAGCTCTCCGACCTCTCGCGGTTCCCCTTCACGACCAAGAAGGAGCTGCGCGAGAACTATCCCTACGGCCTCTTCGCGGTGCCGATGCGCGACATCGTGCGCGTGCATGCCTCGTCCGGTACCACCGGCCTGCCGACCGTCGTCGGCTACACGAAGAACGACATCGCGATGTGGGGCTCCGTGGTGGCGCGTTCGCTGCGTGCCGCCGGCGGCACGCCCGACGACATCATCCTCAACTCCTACGGTTACGGCCTCTTCACCGGCGGCCTCGGTGCCCACTACGGCGGCGAGGCACTCGGCGCGACCGTGATCCCGATGGGCGGCGGCAACACCGAGAAGCAGATCCAGCTGATCCGCGAATTCAAGCCGACGATGATGATGGCGACCCCGTCCTACATGCTCACGGTTGCCGACGGGCTGCAGGAGCAGGGCATCGACCCCGCCTCGACGACGCTGCGCATCGGCGTGTTCGGCGCCGAGCCCTGGACCAACGAGATGCGCCGCGAGATCGAGACACGCCTCGGCATCGATGCCATCGACATCTACGGCCTGTCCGAGGTGATCGGCCCGGGCGTCGCCTGCGAATGCATCGAGACCAAGGACGGCCCGCACATCTGGGAAGATCACTTCTACCCGGAAATCATCGACCCCGTGACCGGCGAAGTGCTGCCCGACGGCACGCCCGGCGAACTCGTCTTCACTTCGCTGACGAAGGAAGCGCTGCCGATCATTCGCTATCGCACCCGCGACCTCACGATGCTGCTGCCGGGCACTGCACGCACAATGCGCCGCATGGGCAAGATCACCGGCCGCAGCGACGACATGCTCATCATCCGCGGCGTAAACGTCTTCCCGACGCAGATCGAGGAAATCCTCCTGCGCCACGACAGTCTGTGTGGCCACTACCAGCTGCAAATCACGCGGCCCGGTCACATGGATGAACTCGCCGTGCTCGCCGAAGTGCGTCATGACCTGTCCGACGCGCTCACCGATGCCCAGCGCTCGAAGATCGCCGCCGAAGTCCGGCACGAGATCAAGAGCCGGGTGGGGGTCAGCGCCGACGTCCATATCGTCGAGAGCGGCCGTATCGAGCGCACGCAGGTCGGCAAGGCCAAGCGCGTGATCGACAAGCGGCCGAAGTGA